CCACCCTGACGCAGCAGGGCTTGCGAACCGGCAGCCACGTTCAGGCTGGCCAGCAGGCTGGAGTGAGCGGTGGCAACCGGTGCAGCTGCATCAGCAGTCTTCTGCAGCGACGGAGCGCGGCGGCAGATGGCATCAGCCTGATACAGCGGCACTTCGCCGATACGTACCAGACCGGTGCTCACCGCAGCATTGATAGCCACATCGCCCAGCGCATTGTTGAAGGCAGATTCGATGGAACCCTTGGCCAGCAGTTCGGCACGCACGTCTTCGGCACTGTTCTGCTCGAAGCCGGTCAGGCCCAGCATATTGCCCAGTACACGCAGTACCTTCCAGGCCGGACGAGTCTCACCCAGCGGACGCACTACACCGTTGAAGGACTGCAGCTTGCCTTCCATATTGACAAAGGAGCCGGCAGTTTCGGAGAACGGCGCGATCGGCAGCAGCACATCGGCGTAATCCAGCAGACCAGCGCCCTTGTAGGCAGTCAGCGCAATCACGGTGGCAGCCTGTTTCATGGCGGCAACTGCGGCTTGCGGGTTGTAGCTGTCGGACTCGACTTCGGTGTTGAGCAGAACGTAAGCCTTGCGCGGCGCGGCAATCATCGCAGCAGCGTTCAGACCGGCAGTCGCCGCAGCGCCGAAGGCTGCACGGTGCGGCAAGGCACCAACCAGTTCAGCACCGGTGCTGTTGGCAGCTTCAGCCAGCAGGCCGAAACGTGCGCCGGTCAGCGCGGAGACTTCCTGCGCCAGCTTCAGCAGTTGGGCAAAGGCCGGATGATGTTGCGCCACATTGCCCAGTACGATGGCGGCAGATTCTGCACCGCTCAGGCTGGCGGCAATCGCTTGCGCTTCGGCACCAACAGTAACTGCAGCCAGATCGACGGCGGTTTGGGCAGACTTGATCTCAACCACAGCCTTCAGCACCTGGGCCAGTGCATTGACCAGCGCCAGCGGCGATACGATCAGCTTGGCATTAAGTGCAGTCAGCAGCGCATCGTCAGTCACATGGATGACATTGAGCTCACTGCCCTTCTTCACTGCCTGACGCAGGCGCGAAGCCAGCAGCGGCTGTTCCTTGCGCTGAGTGCTACCCACCACCAGGATGGACTTGGCGGTGGTCAGTTCAACAATGCTGGAACCCAGCCATTGCGCGCCTTGCTGGGCGGCATCGGCCGAGAAGTCACTGCGACGCAGACGGTAGTCGATATTGTTGACACCAAAGGCGCGAGCCAGCTTTTGCGCCAGATACAGTTCTTCGGTGGTGGAGTGCGGACTGGTGAGGAAGCCGATGGCATCCTTGCCGTGATCGGCGGATACGCCGTTCAGGCCCTTGACCACGTAGGCCAGTGCGGTTTCCCAGTCGGTTTCGTGCCACTTGCCGTCAAACTTGATCATCGGCTTTTGCAGACGCTCGGCAGAATTCAGGCCTTCATACGAGAAACGGTCGCGGTCGGCGATCCAGCATTCGTTGATGGCTTCGTTTTCCAGCGGCAGTACACGCATCACTTCATTGGATTTCACCTGAACGATCAGGTTGGAACCCAAGCCATCGTGCGGGCTGACCGACTTGCGGCGGGACAGCTCCCAAGCACGGGTGGTGTAGCGGAAAGGCTTGGAAGTCAGCGCGCCGACCGGGCAGAGGTCGATGACGTTACCGGATATTTCCGAATTAACGGTCTTGCCCAGATAGGGCATGATTTCCGAGAATTCGCTGCGGTTGGCCATGCCGATTTCCTGGAAACCGCCGATTTCTTCGGTGAAGCGCACGCAGCGGGTGCAGTGAATGCAACGCGCCATTTCTTCAGCCGATACCAGCGGGCCCATGTCCTTGCCCACCACGGTGCGCTTTTCTTCCTGATAGCGGGAAGAGGAGTTACCGTAGCCTACAGCCAGATCCTGCAGCTGGCACTCGCCGCCCTGGTCGCAGATCGGGCAATCCAGCGGGTGGTTGATCAGCAGGAATTCCATCACGCCGGCTTGCGCCTTCTTGGCCATGTCGGAATGGGTATGCACCTTCATGCCATCGGTCACCGGCGTAGCGCAGGCGGGCAGCGGCTTGGGTGCCTTTTCCACTTCAACCAGACACATACGGCAGTTGGCCGCGATGGACAGTTTCTTGTGGTAGCAGAAGTGAGGGATGTGGGTGCCCACGGAATGGGCGGCATCCATCACGGTACTGCCTTGCGGGACAGTCAGTTTTTTACCGTCGATTTCGATTTCAAGCATCGCTCAACACCATTTGTGGTCCACCAAGGGCTTCTTGTGTTCGATCAGATACTCGAACTCATTACGGAAGTGCTTGGTGAAACTGCGAACCGGGAACACGGCAGCATCTGCCAGTGCACAGATGGTACGGCCGGCCATGTTATTGCCTACCGAATCCAGGAGTTCCAGATCGCCCGGACGGCCTTCGCCGTTGGCGATGCGATGGATCACCTTGTACAGCCAGCCGGTGCCTTCACGGCACGGCGTACACTGGCCGCAGGACTCTTCGTGATAGAAGTAGGCCAGACGCTCCAGCGCCTTCACCATACACACGTCTTCGTTCATCACGATGACAGCGCCCGAACCCAGCATGGAGCCGGCCTTGGAGATGCTGTCGTAGTCCATCGTGCATTGCATCATGACGTCGCCGGGCAGGATCGGAGCGGAAGAACCGCCCGGGATCACAGCTTTCAGCTTTTTGCCATCGCGCATGCCACCGGCCATTTCCAGCAGTACCGAGAACGGGGTGCCCAGCGGAATCTCGTAGTTGCCCGGACGATTCACGTGACCGGATACCGAGAACAGCTTGGTGCCACCATTATTGGGCTTGCCCGCTTCCAGGAACTTCTGTGCACCATCACGGATGATGAAAGGCACGGAGGCGAAGGACTCGGTGTTATTGATGGTGGTGGGCTTGCCGTACAGACCGAAGCTGGCCGGGAACGGCGGCTTGAAGCGCGGCTGGCCTTTTTTGCCTTCCAGCGACTCCAGCAGCGCGGTTTCTTCACCGCAGATGTAGGCACCATAACCA
The sequence above is drawn from the Aquitalea denitrificans genome and encodes:
- the nuoG gene encoding NADH-quinone oxidoreductase subunit NuoG produces the protein MLEIEIDGKKLTVPQGSTVMDAAHSVGTHIPHFCYHKKLSIAANCRMCLVEVEKAPKPLPACATPVTDGMKVHTHSDMAKKAQAGVMEFLLINHPLDCPICDQGGECQLQDLAVGYGNSSSRYQEEKRTVVGKDMGPLVSAEEMARCIHCTRCVRFTEEIGGFQEIGMANRSEFSEIMPYLGKTVNSEISGNVIDLCPVGALTSKPFRYTTRAWELSRRKSVSPHDGLGSNLIVQVKSNEVMRVLPLENEAINECWIADRDRFSYEGLNSAERLQKPMIKFDGKWHETDWETALAYVVKGLNGVSADHGKDAIGFLTSPHSTTEELYLAQKLARAFGVNNIDYRLRRSDFSADAAQQGAQWLGSSIVELTTAKSILVVGSTQRKEQPLLASRLRQAVKKGSELNVIHVTDDALLTALNAKLIVSPLALVNALAQVLKAVVEIKSAQTAVDLAAVTVGAEAQAIAASLSGAESAAIVLGNVAQHHPAFAQLLKLAQEVSALTGARFGLLAEAANSTGAELVGALPHRAAFGAAATAGLNAAAMIAAPRKAYVLLNTEVESDSYNPQAAVAAMKQAATVIALTAYKGAGLLDYADVLLPIAPFSETAGSFVNMEGKLQSFNGVVRPLGETRPAWKVLRVLGNMLGLTGFEQNSAEDVRAELLAKGSIESAFNNALGDVAINAAVSTGLVRIGEVPLYQADAICRRAPSLQKTADAAAPVATAHSSLLASLNVAAGSQALLRQGGGELKVLVEADDSLPADTVRLATAHPLTAGLGGMFDSIALSQG
- the nuoF gene encoding NADH-quinone oxidoreductase subunit NuoF gives rise to the protein MAIFVNGVIFDGVDTSAQDCWKLEAYVARGGYQALRRIIESQMAQEDVIAEVKNSGLRGRGGAGFPTGLKWSFMPRSFPGDKYVVCNTDEGEPGTFKDRDILRFNPHALIEGMIIAGYAMGTKAGYNYIHGEIFEEYELFEAALDEARQAGFLGQNILGSDFSFDLFAHHGYGAYICGEETALLESLEGKKGQPRFKPPFPASFGLYGKPTTINNTESFASVPFIIRDGAQKFLEAGKPNNGGTKLFSVSGHVNRPGNYEIPLGTPFSVLLEMAGGMRDGKKLKAVIPGGSSAPILPGDVMMQCTMDYDSISKAGSMLGSGAVIVMNEDVCMVKALERLAYFYHEESCGQCTPCREGTGWLYKVIHRIANGEGRPGDLELLDSVGNNMAGRTICALADAAVFPVRSFTKHFRNEFEYLIEHKKPLVDHKWC